One window of Papaver somniferum cultivar HN1 chromosome 9, ASM357369v1, whole genome shotgun sequence genomic DNA carries:
- the LOC113309319 gene encoding cation/H(+) antiporter 15-like: MAQSRRYRVCHIPGETGSGLGGLFYEHLDGFLGLAPLPSICLQITILALVPHFIHMVLSRFHQPLLVSQILGGMLASPWILGNLQISHMGITYFMFPVDGFRVVDMLAHFSSMFFIFKVGVQMDPKILKRAGWRTYVMGVCCLLTSYVSGEMVSRRLKNDHIPELKARTKTEGFRSAKRIVNLFGQISFPVIAYVLNDLNILNSELGNLALQIAMVADFLHTNERIITLLSHIISSGNSPQGMTVILLLLGTFIYIFFIVRPGALWIAKHTPEGRPVNDVYIALIMISVLLCGLVSEYCGLNGTVGAFFLGLAIPDGPPLGSALVHKLRIVTVFFMPLHMGIVGYKTNVHKVDFAYLWRVVLVILSCILGKVIGLFVPAVLLGVSVRDSLLLGLIMNLKGIVEVSQLNTWLDSKLQQDIFSASNTIMVLTLIMVVAVITPAVKYLYDPSSKYLSFKGRSVLQSNEKNSDFRVLVCVHTLDDVPAIIRILEATDPTELRPLTIYLLHLVELVGRATPLLIAHPLHKRAASSNPTKSERIINVFQQFQNRYQNVVTVHPFSTISPYASMHNDVCTMSVDKRTALVIFPFCRQDTTSSNRCIKTLLQNLLRNSPCSVGILINGSNYQGQNTCFVPNTPYRVIVLYFGGPDDRESLAFAMNMIHNPSVFVTVVRFYDAASLSPDEAIGYYNDSVSIDVERQKFLDDELIEHFRTNTMHDETLVYKEVEVKDCAETIWVIRSLREDFDLLVVGRRQITHPRIILGLETDLDEFEDLGAIGDMVSSPDYGAEGSILIIHQRQDIT; encoded by the exons ATGGCGCAAAGTCGTAGATATCGTGTATGTCATATTCCAGGCGAAACCGGTTCAGGTTTAGGAGGATTGTTTTATGAACATCTAGATGGCTTTCTTGGTTTGGCTCCTCTACCAAGTATTTGCTTGCAAATTACTATACTTGCACTCGTACCTCATTTCATTCATATGGTATTGTCACGGTTCCATCAACCCTTACTTGTTTCTCAAATACTG GGAGGGATGCTTGCTAGTCCATGGATTCTTGGGAATTTGCAGATCAGTCATATGGGAATCACATATTTCATGTTCCCTGTAGATGGATTTCGAGTAGTAGACATGCTTGCTCATTTCAGTTCCATGTTTTTTATATTTAAAGTTGGAGTTCAAATGGATCCCAAAATATTAAAGAGAGCTGGGTGGCGAACATACGTCATGGGGGTGTGTTGTCTGCTTACCTCTTATGTATCTGGAGAGATGGTTTCCCGCAGACTCAAAAATGATCATATCCCAGAATTAAAGGCACGTACAAAAACAGAAGGGTTTCGCAGCGCTAAGAGAATAGTTAATCTATTCGGACAGATTTCTTTCCCTGTTATCGCTTATGTACTCAATGATCTCAACATTCTTAACTCTGAGCTAGGTAACTTAGCACTTCAAATAGCaatggttgctgattttcttcatACAAATGAAAGAATCATTACCTTACTCAGCCATATAATCTCATCTGGAAACTCACCACAAGGAATGACTGTAATATTACTATTATTGGGgacctttatatatatattttttattgtgcGGCCGGGAGCGTTATGGATCGCAAAGCATACACCTGAAGGGAGACCAGTAAATGATGTTTACATTGCGTTGATTATGATTTCGGTCCTACTGTGTGGATTAGTTAGTGAATATTGTGGATTGAATGGTACAGTCGGGGCTTTCTTTCTTGGTTTGGCTATACCTGATGGTCCACCTTTAGGATCTGCCCTGGTTCACAAGCTACGCATTGTTACTGTATTCTTCATGCCTCTTCATATGGGTATCGTTGGATATAAGACGAACGTTCACAAAGTTGATTTTGCATATCTATGGCGGGTTGTACTGGTCATTCTTAGTTGTATCCTTGGAAAGGTGATCGGGCTTTTCGTCCCAGCTGTGCTTCTTGGTGTCTCTGTGCGCGATAGTTTATTGCTTGGACTCATTATGAACTTAAAGGGCATCGTCGAGGTTTCTCAACTTAACACCTGGCTAGATAGTAAACTGCAACAA GACATATTTAGTGCATCAAACACAATCATGGTTCTCACACTTATAATGGTTGTAGCAGTTATTACACCCGCGGTAAAATACCTCTACGACCCTTCATCGAAATACTTAAGCTTCAAAGGAAGATCAGTTTTGCAGTCAAACGAAAAAAATTCAGATTTTCGTGTCCTTGTATGTGTTCACACCCTAGATGATGTTCCAGCCATTATCAGAATCCTTGAAGCCACTGATCCTACCGAACTCCGGCCACTCACCATCTACCTTCTCCATCTCGTTGAACTCGTGGGCCGTGCTACTCCTCTCCTTATTGCGCACCCATTGCATAAACGTGCTGCCTCATCAAACCCTACCAAATCGGAAAGGATAATTAATGtcttccaacaattccaaaaCCGCTACCAGAACGTTGTTACAGTTCATCCCTTCTCCACCATCTCCCCGTATGCTTCAATGCACAATGATGTATGCACCATGTCAGTTGACAAGAGGACTGCTCTCGTAATCTTCCCTTTCTGCAGGCAAGATACAACAAGTTCTAATCGTTGTATTAAAACACTTCTTCAAAATCTGTTGCGGAACTCGCCATGCTCAGTCGGGATATTAATTAATGGTAGTAATTACCAAGGGCAGAATACTTGCTTTGTGCCCAATACGCCTTACCGCGTCATAGTACTCTATTTTGGTGGTCCAGATGATCGTGAATCGTTGGCTTTTGCGATGAACATGATTCATAATCCGTCCGTCTTTGTTACTGTTGTCAGGTTTTATGATGCTGCGAGTTTATCACCTGACGAAGCTATTGGCTATTACAATGATTCTGTAAGCATTGATGTTGAGAGACAAAAGTTTCTGGATGACGAATTGATAGAACATTTCAGGACTAACACAATGCATGACGAAACATTGGTATATAAAGAGGTAGAGGTGAAAGATTGCGCGGAAACAATATGGGTAATCCGGTCACTTCGAGAAGATTTTGACCTTTTGGTCGTAGGAAGACGGCAAATCACTCATCCAAGAATAATTTTAGGATTAGAAACTGATTTGGATGAATTTGAAGACCTAGGAGCTATCGGAGACATGGTATCATCTCCTGATTATGGTGCTGAGGGCTCAATCTTAATAATTCACCAACGGCAGGATATCACTTAA